One part of the Methylobacterium terrae genome encodes these proteins:
- a CDS encoding VOC family protein — MPLTLDHLVIAVADLDAAFADYSSLGFTVIRGGEHQNGITHNVLVVLEDGAYLELIAFKKPEPGNRWSEVYHRAGEGFLDHALLPGDIDADVKAAQARGLDIADPVAGGRFRPDGARLDWKTARAPGSDVPFLCGDVTPRSLRVQEGDVRRHDNGVTGVQSLTVAVRDVEASRARYAALLGTGADAPVVEAEILGSPARAVTLPLGPATTVTLASPAGPDGALAEALASRGEGPVAAVFRGAAASGDLDLRLTHGARLAVAAG, encoded by the coding sequence ATGCCCCTCACCCTCGACCACCTCGTCATCGCGGTCGCCGACCTCGACGCCGCCTTCGCCGACTATTCCAGCCTCGGCTTCACGGTGATCCGCGGCGGCGAGCACCAGAACGGCATCACCCACAACGTCCTGGTGGTGCTGGAGGACGGCGCCTACCTCGAGCTGATCGCCTTCAAGAAGCCCGAGCCCGGCAACCGCTGGTCCGAGGTCTATCACCGCGCCGGCGAGGGCTTCCTCGACCACGCGCTCCTGCCCGGCGACATCGACGCCGACGTGAAGGCGGCGCAAGCGCGCGGCCTCGACATCGCCGATCCGGTCGCGGGTGGCCGCTTCCGGCCGGACGGCGCCCGCCTCGACTGGAAGACCGCCCGGGCGCCCGGCTCCGACGTGCCGTTCCTGTGCGGCGACGTCACGCCCCGCTCCCTTCGGGTGCAGGAGGGCGACGTGCGCCGCCACGACAACGGCGTCACCGGGGTCCAGTCGCTGACGGTGGCGGTGCGCGACGTCGAGGCCTCGCGGGCCCGCTACGCCGCCCTGCTCGGCACCGGCGCGGACGCGCCCGTCGTGGAGGCGGAGATCCTCGGCAGCCCGGCCCGCGCCGTGACCCTGCCGCTCGGGCCCGCCACCACCGTCACGCTCGCGAGCCCGGCGGGGCCGGACGGGGCGCTGGCGGAGGCGCTGGCTTCACGGGGCGAGGGCCCGGTCGCCGCGGTGTTCCGGGGGGCGGCGGCTTCCGGCGACCTCGACCTCCGGCTCACCCACGGGGCCCGGCTCGCCGTCGCGGCGGGATGA
- a CDS encoding ABC transporter permease, which yields MTILLLALRRLAASLPTLLVILAGLFLLLQLAPGDTVDALMAQMGGGDPATAEELRRYYGLDLPAAAQLARYLWRLVQLDLGQSAIYGKPVATVIAERLPVTLLLMGASLTLAFAGGIVLGVLAARRIGQWPDTLISTLGLMFYATPSFWFGLMGIVLFAIHLGWLPAGGFEEVGAGHAGLARILDIARHMVLPTLTLALVFLATYLRIMRASMLEVMSLDYVRTARAKGLGETGVIVHHALRNALLPMVTLVGLQAGTMLGGSVVVESVFALPGLGRLAYESVVQRDLNTLLGIVFVSALLVITVNFAVDLIYGRLDPRIAAGR from the coding sequence ATGACCATCCTCCTCCTGGCGCTGCGCCGCCTCGCCGCCAGCCTGCCGACGCTCCTCGTCATCCTGGCGGGGCTCTTCCTGCTGCTCCAGCTCGCCCCCGGCGACACCGTGGACGCCCTCATGGCTCAGATGGGCGGCGGCGATCCGGCGACCGCCGAGGAGCTGCGCCGCTATTACGGGCTCGACCTGCCGGCGGCGGCCCAGCTCGCCCGCTACCTGTGGCGGCTGGTGCAGCTCGACCTCGGCCAGTCGGCGATCTACGGCAAGCCGGTCGCGACCGTGATCGCCGAGCGGCTGCCGGTGACGCTCCTGCTGATGGGGGCGTCCCTCACCCTCGCCTTCGCGGGCGGGATCGTGCTCGGCGTGCTCGCGGCGCGGCGGATCGGGCAGTGGCCCGACACCCTGATCTCGACGCTGGGCCTGATGTTCTACGCCACGCCCTCGTTCTGGTTCGGCCTGATGGGGATCGTGCTGTTCGCGATCCATCTCGGCTGGCTGCCGGCCGGCGGCTTCGAGGAAGTCGGCGCCGGCCATGCCGGGCTCGCCCGAATCCTCGACATCGCCCGCCACATGGTGCTTCCGACCCTGACGCTCGCGCTCGTCTTCCTCGCCACCTACCTGCGGATCATGCGCGCCTCGATGCTGGAAGTGATGAGCCTCGACTACGTCCGCACCGCCCGGGCGAAGGGCCTGGGCGAGACCGGCGTCATCGTGCACCATGCGCTGCGCAACGCGCTCCTGCCAATGGTGACCCTGGTGGGCCTGCAGGCCGGCACGATGCTCGGCGGCTCGGTGGTGGTAGAGAGCGTGTTCGCGCTGCCCGGCCTCGGGCGTCTGGCCTACGAATCGGTGGTGCAGCGCGACCTCAACACGCTGCTCGGCATCGTGTTCGTCTCGGCGCTCCTCGTCATCACGGTCAATTTCGCGGTCGACCTGATCTACGGCCGGCTCGATCCGCGCATCGCGGCGGGGCGCTGA
- a CDS encoding carbamoyltransferase family protein has translation MRYYLGLATTFHDPALALVGPDGTVLFAEATERYLQYKRAPNCEPDSAPRMAGLLKAHLPPGAELVIATTWGPEFSRYLADQATTGAFGLETLKGHSPALNRSLVPERAERTFIAELALAQGRAGYGTLLGLDRAHGGRSTIAGLKRYPHHLTHAAYGLWGSPFRDATCLVVDGMGETGASAVYRMEAGRLAEVKRHRGRESIGFFFGLVTDLAGFDQAKGEEWKIMGLAPYGRQDPDLMALLRRLYRVEGGRLRFSDAATVQAVAGEIRARRPAQADEDGWADLSACGQAVFGEMMDVLVAEAWRLAPHENLVVTGGCALNSSYNGRLLGRCDFERLHVPSAPADDGNALGAAWLAYGEDNPGWTGPGRLATPYLGSRVSTEPLERMVGWEPRLKHLGHDGVTRAAAGILAAGGLVGWVQGRAEFGPRALGNRSILADPRPADAKAILNGKVKYREAFRPFAPSILAEAGPDWFEDYQDSPYMERTLVWRPEMRARVPAVVHEDGTGRLQSVTDERNPAYAALIRAFAERTGVPILLNTSFNVMGKPILHTAEDAILMFSTTGLDAVVIEDWILVKDGVMPTG, from the coding sequence ATGCGCTACTATCTCGGGCTTGCCACCACCTTCCACGACCCGGCCCTCGCCCTGGTCGGGCCGGACGGCACGGTGCTCTTCGCCGAGGCGACGGAGCGCTACCTGCAGTACAAGCGCGCCCCGAACTGCGAGCCAGATTCGGCGCCCCGCATGGCGGGCCTGCTCAAGGCCCACCTGCCGCCCGGCGCCGAATTGGTGATCGCCACGACGTGGGGCCCCGAATTCAGCCGCTACCTCGCCGACCAGGCGACGACCGGCGCCTTCGGGCTCGAGACGCTCAAGGGCCATTCCCCCGCCCTCAACCGCTCGCTGGTGCCGGAGCGCGCGGAGCGCACCTTCATCGCCGAGCTGGCGCTCGCGCAGGGGCGGGCCGGCTACGGCACGCTGCTCGGCCTCGACCGGGCGCATGGCGGGCGCTCGACGATCGCCGGTCTCAAGCGCTACCCCCACCACCTGACGCACGCGGCCTACGGGCTGTGGGGTTCGCCGTTCCGGGACGCCACCTGCCTCGTCGTCGACGGGATGGGCGAGACCGGCGCCTCGGCGGTCTACCGGATGGAGGCGGGGCGCCTCGCGGAGGTGAAGCGCCACCGCGGCCGCGAATCGATCGGCTTCTTCTTCGGCCTCGTCACCGACCTCGCCGGCTTCGACCAGGCCAAGGGCGAGGAATGGAAGATCATGGGGCTCGCCCCCTACGGGCGGCAGGACCCCGACCTGATGGCGCTTCTGCGCCGGCTCTACCGGGTCGAGGGCGGGCGCCTGCGCTTCTCCGACGCCGCCACCGTGCAGGCGGTGGCCGGCGAGATCCGCGCCCGCCGCCCGGCGCAGGCCGACGAGGACGGCTGGGCCGACCTCTCCGCCTGCGGCCAGGCGGTGTTCGGCGAGATGATGGACGTGCTGGTCGCCGAGGCCTGGCGTCTCGCTCCCCACGAGAACCTCGTCGTCACCGGCGGCTGCGCGCTCAACTCGTCCTACAACGGCCGGCTGCTCGGGCGCTGCGACTTCGAGCGCCTGCACGTCCCCTCCGCGCCCGCCGACGACGGCAACGCGCTGGGTGCGGCCTGGCTCGCGTACGGGGAGGACAACCCGGGCTGGACCGGGCCGGGCCGGCTCGCCACCCCGTATCTCGGCTCGCGCGTCTCGACCGAGCCCCTGGAGCGGATGGTCGGCTGGGAGCCGCGCCTCAAGCATCTCGGCCATGACGGGGTGACGCGGGCCGCGGCCGGGATCCTGGCCGCCGGCGGCCTCGTCGGCTGGGTGCAGGGGCGGGCGGAGTTCGGGCCGCGCGCGCTCGGCAACCGCTCGATCCTGGCCGATCCGCGCCCGGCCGACGCCAAGGCGATCCTCAACGGCAAGGTGAAGTACCGCGAGGCGTTCCGCCCCTTCGCGCCCTCGATCCTGGCCGAGGCCGGGCCGGACTGGTTCGAGGATTACCAGGACAGCCCCTACATGGAGCGCACCCTGGTGTGGCGGCCCGAGATGCGGGCCCGCGTCCCGGCGGTGGTGCACGAGGACGGCACCGGGCGCCTTCAGAGCGTGACCGACGAGCGCAACCCGGCCTACGCCGCCCTCATCCGGGCCTTCGCGGAGCGGACCGGCGTGCCGATCCTGCTCAACACCAGCTTCAACGTGATGGGCAAGCCGATCCTCCACACCGCCGAGGACGCGATCCTGATGTTCTCCACCACCGGGCTCGACGCCGTGGTGATCGAGGACTGGATCCTGGTGAAGGACGGGGTGATGCCCACAGGGTGA
- a CDS encoding ABC transporter permease, with the protein MAALSRYWRNPAAVLGAVLLVTVIAVALAAPVLFPKDPLGLAGRPLQWPFVNPKVWLGTDSSGRDIAAQVFHGARVSLLIGLVATVIAIAIGIAVGAVAGFYGGIVDDVLMRITEAFQTLPNFLLLLVLVAVFGSDITTVTVAIGLVSWPAPARLTRAEFLTLRNREFVQACRVLGMGDIRIIAREILPNALPPVIVYASVVMAVAILLESALAFLNLSDPNVASWGNLIGAGRGVLRTQWYVSAIPGVAILVTVLAVSLVGQGLNDALNPRLRGPAPVKAAP; encoded by the coding sequence ATGGCGGCTCTCTCGCGCTACTGGCGCAACCCGGCGGCGGTGCTGGGCGCCGTTCTCCTCGTCACGGTGATCGCGGTGGCGCTCGCCGCGCCGGTGCTGTTCCCCAAGGACCCGCTCGGCCTCGCCGGGCGGCCGCTGCAATGGCCCTTCGTCAACCCGAAGGTCTGGCTCGGCACCGATTCCAGCGGGCGCGACATCGCCGCCCAGGTCTTCCACGGCGCCCGGGTGTCGCTGCTGATCGGCCTCGTCGCGACGGTGATCGCCATCGCGATCGGCATCGCGGTGGGTGCGGTCGCGGGCTTCTACGGCGGGATCGTCGACGACGTCCTGATGCGGATCACGGAGGCCTTCCAGACCCTGCCGAACTTCCTGCTCCTCCTCGTCCTGGTGGCGGTGTTCGGCTCGGACATCACCACCGTCACGGTGGCGATCGGCCTCGTCTCCTGGCCCGCCCCGGCCCGGCTGACGCGGGCGGAGTTCCTCACCTTGCGCAACCGCGAATTCGTCCAGGCCTGCCGGGTCCTCGGCATGGGCGACATCCGCATCATCGCCCGGGAGATCCTGCCCAACGCGCTCCCGCCGGTGATCGTCTACGCCAGCGTGGTGATGGCGGTGGCGATCCTGCTCGAGAGCGCGCTCGCCTTCCTCAACCTGTCCGATCCGAACGTCGCCTCCTGGGGCAACCTGATCGGGGCCGGGCGCGGGGTGCTGCGCACCCAGTGGTACGTCTCGGCGATTCCGGGTGTCGCGATCCTGGTGACGGTGCTCGCCGTGTCGCTGGTCGGCCAGGGCCTCAACGACGCCCTCAACCCGCGCCTGCGCGGCCCCGCCCCGGTGAAGGCCGCGCCATGA
- a CDS encoding ABC transporter ATP-binding protein: protein MTELLSVKNLSVRLPPGADRSHALTDVSLALAENEILCVVGESGSGKSVLANTVMRLLPPGVRPDAGAVLFQGRDLVAASEAEMRRLRGAAIGMIFQEPMTALNPLRRAGDQIAETFRIHTGLSAREIREKTLALLAEVRMPDPQAALRAYPHELSGGQRQRVMIAMALALEPALLIADEPTTALDVTTQGRILALIREIQARRGMGVLFITHDFGVVAEIADRVAVMQSGRLVEEGPADAVLNRPRAPYTRALIAAVPPLLPRARAATEAPAILALDRVSKTYRKGGGLIPGRARVTHAVREVSLSLPRGTTLGIVGESGSGKSTLARCIVRLLDPDAGTIRLGDTDLAALSRRAMRAEARRVQMVFQDPFASLNPRRRAGELVAQGPMLQGVSRRDAMAKARELFALVGLDPAAMDRLPHEFSGGQRQRIGLARALALEPEVLVADEPVSALDVSVQAQVLALLDSLRDRLGLSMLFITHDLRVAGQICDRIAVMKDGAVVEAGPTAEVFAAPQAAYTRALLEAVPGRSWIPVRPQAPAA, encoded by the coding sequence ATGACCGAACTCCTCTCGGTGAAGAACCTCTCGGTCCGCCTGCCGCCGGGGGCCGACCGCAGCCACGCGCTCACCGACGTCTCGCTGGCGCTGGCGGAAAACGAGATCCTGTGCGTCGTCGGCGAGTCGGGCTCGGGCAAGTCGGTGCTCGCCAACACGGTGATGCGGCTTCTACCCCCGGGGGTGCGGCCCGATGCCGGCGCGGTGCTGTTCCAGGGCCGCGACCTCGTCGCTGCCTCCGAGGCCGAGATGCGGCGCCTGCGGGGCGCCGCGATCGGCATGATCTTCCAGGAGCCGATGACGGCCCTGAACCCCTTGCGCCGGGCCGGCGACCAGATCGCCGAGACCTTCCGCATCCACACCGGCTTGAGCGCCCGCGAGATCCGCGAGAAGACCCTGGCGCTGCTCGCCGAGGTGCGGATGCCGGATCCGCAGGCGGCGCTCCGGGCCTACCCGCACGAATTGTCGGGCGGGCAGCGCCAGCGGGTGATGATCGCCATGGCGCTGGCGCTGGAGCCGGCGCTCCTCATCGCCGACGAGCCGACCACGGCCCTCGACGTGACGACGCAAGGGCGCATACTGGCGTTGATCCGCGAGATCCAGGCCCGGCGCGGCATGGGCGTGCTGTTCATCACCCACGATTTCGGCGTGGTGGCGGAGATCGCCGACCGGGTCGCGGTGATGCAGTCCGGGCGCCTCGTCGAGGAGGGACCGGCCGATGCCGTGCTGAACCGCCCGCGGGCGCCCTACACCCGGGCGCTGATCGCCGCGGTGCCGCCACTCCTGCCCCGCGCGCGCGCCGCCACCGAGGCGCCGGCGATCCTCGCGCTCGATCGCGTCTCGAAGACCTACCGCAAGGGCGGCGGGCTCATTCCCGGCCGGGCCCGGGTCACCCACGCCGTCAGGGAGGTGAGCCTGTCGCTGCCCCGGGGCACGACGCTCGGCATCGTCGGCGAATCCGGCTCCGGCAAATCGACGCTCGCCCGCTGCATCGTGCGCCTGCTCGATCCCGACGCCGGCACGATCCGCCTCGGCGACACCGACCTCGCGGCCCTGTCGCGCCGCGCGATGCGGGCCGAAGCGCGCCGGGTCCAGATGGTGTTCCAGGACCCCTTCGCCTCGCTCAACCCGCGCCGCCGCGCCGGCGAGCTGGTGGCCCAGGGGCCGATGCTCCAGGGCGTCTCCCGCCGCGACGCGATGGCGAAGGCCCGCGAGCTGTTCGCCCTCGTCGGGCTCGATCCGGCGGCGATGGACCGTCTGCCGCACGAATTCTCCGGCGGCCAGCGCCAGCGCATCGGCCTTGCCCGGGCGCTGGCGCTGGAGCCCGAGGTGCTGGTCGCCGACGAGCCGGTCTCGGCCCTCGACGTTTCGGTCCAGGCCCAGGTGCTGGCGCTGCTCGATTCCCTGCGCGACCGGCTCGGGCTCTCGATGCTGTTCATCACCCACGACCTGCGGGTCGCCGGCCAGATCTGCGACCGCATCGCCGTGATGAAGGACGGCGCCGTCGTCGAGGCCGGCCCGACCGCCGAGGTCTTCGCCGCCCCGCAGGCCGCCTATACCCGCGCCCTCCTGGAGGCGGTGCCCGGCCGCTCCTGGATTCCGGTGCGCCCGCAAGCGCCCGCGGCCTGA
- a CDS encoding AsmA-like C-terminal region-containing protein — translation MRDILTALAGLVILILAAALVAPPFVPWESYRQAVDAALGRSLGVEARSDGRLEIRLLPSPRLRIDHLVLATGRDRPALDARFVKAEIALTPLLSGEIRFTETRIGRGEVTLPMTEAGSFLPLPSLGDHRDLAIEDLRVSQLLVTTRVAATGRTDQVYAEDVRLSAPSLAGPWRAEGQVEAVPFRLTTGAPGPDGTVPVKLGAGGDTVPRLDLDARVSLSAGPDGGGVPEAAGTARLVVGPPAQAAGAALPVSLQGGFKAKGRFATVETLSVEVPGEAPLRLTGRGSLDLAAARATMSLEARRLDLDGFLTSATGQTLLGRGLTPAALPGPLAGTLALEVAADSLTLAREEWTGAGLSAVLRPSGAVTLRRLSGRAAGGLKLSLGGDVTPSGGFSGHAALDAPASDRLARLLDRLGLGGPLVGLLDGRPFSAEADVAAALPVLSLRNARVALGSAKITGSARYSPAGPDQARPRFDAQVIADGLDVAELPPMRGAIAALHDHDVGLTLLARDLRYGPTGTKTGEIAASLQSEGAALRLDSLEVRDLAGARASLSGRIGADGAGRIAGRVSAPVAAPLIDLLSRTFVDEARGLPGFLRDGPVALDVALERGPGSEEGVLRGTAGGSAAGGRLALSLAARAGRLDGLDARLDGVASGRWLGRPADLALSAPASLHLTGRRDGAEGPLRLSLEAGIAGATVGTARPLLLPASGGPFQDGALTVASPDLRPLAGLLGRAAAPLDPVPARLTLGFARTGDVPRLAVSGTLAGSAVEATLTRPAGGEVAGSLSLERLSLPWLADALVLNAGAAPGGPEAWPAARFGPAAAPPVAGRVAVTARRLDLGRGLAADWARFELGLGPDGLSLRDFAGTLAGGRLAGSATLARQGAQATLAAEGSLTAAALPALTGGDAMRGQVSLRLRLGAAGDSPAALVGNLAGSGTLELAGLTLRDLDPAAVQRALARLLAEEDPLRAGRVERVVSEEFDRGPLVLAGPVSVPASMVGGTLRTGGLTLDLGPATWAGLVQVDAKSLRLDARGTLTTTATPRAWTAPAPTLGLALVGPLAKPQRELDVVPLGNVLAAVVLQRELDKIETVESDRNELARRRSRLEMDRARAAEDARQRAEEARQRVEEAARQRAEEAARQARQRAEDAARAEAARAAEAARAAEAARAVEAARMAEAARAAEAARRKAEEEAHRQGAAAPETSNP, via the coding sequence GTGCGCGACATCCTGACCGCCCTGGCGGGCCTCGTCATCCTGATCCTCGCCGCGGCCCTCGTCGCGCCGCCCTTCGTCCCGTGGGAATCCTACCGCCAGGCCGTCGATGCGGCGCTCGGCCGCTCGCTCGGCGTCGAGGCCCGCAGCGACGGCCGGCTCGAGATCCGCCTCCTGCCCTCGCCGCGCCTGCGCATCGACCACCTGGTGCTCGCGACCGGGCGCGACCGGCCCGCCCTCGACGCGCGCTTCGTCAAGGCCGAGATCGCCCTGACGCCGCTCCTCTCCGGCGAGATCCGCTTCACCGAGACCCGCATCGGCCGCGGCGAGGTCACCCTGCCGATGACCGAGGCCGGCAGCTTCCTGCCGCTGCCGAGCCTCGGGGACCACCGCGATCTGGCGATCGAGGACCTGCGGGTGTCCCAGCTCCTCGTCACCACCCGGGTGGCGGCGACCGGGCGCACCGACCAGGTCTACGCCGAGGACGTCCGGCTCTCCGCGCCGAGCCTCGCGGGGCCGTGGCGGGCGGAGGGCCAGGTCGAGGCGGTGCCGTTCCGCCTCACCACCGGGGCGCCGGGCCCGGACGGGACGGTGCCGGTCAAGCTCGGCGCCGGCGGCGACACCGTGCCCCGGCTCGATCTCGACGCCCGGGTGAGCCTCTCGGCCGGTCCGGACGGCGGCGGGGTGCCGGAGGCCGCCGGCACTGCCCGCCTGGTGGTGGGACCGCCGGCCCAGGCCGCGGGCGCCGCCCTGCCGGTTTCGCTGCAGGGCGGGTTCAAGGCCAAGGGGCGCTTCGCCACCGTCGAGACGCTGAGCGTCGAGGTGCCGGGCGAGGCGCCCCTGCGCCTCACCGGCCGCGGCAGCCTCGACCTCGCGGCCGCCCGGGCGACGATGAGCCTCGAGGCGCGCCGCCTCGACCTCGACGGCTTCCTGACGAGCGCCACCGGCCAGACCCTGCTCGGCCGGGGCCTCACTCCCGCCGCGCTCCCCGGCCCCCTCGCCGGCACCCTCGCCCTCGAGGTCGCGGCCGACAGCCTCACGCTCGCCCGCGAGGAATGGACCGGCGCGGGGCTGAGCGCCGTCCTCAGGCCCTCCGGCGCCGTCACCCTGCGGCGCCTGTCCGGCAGGGCGGCCGGCGGGCTCAAGCTCTCGCTCGGGGGCGACGTGACGCCGAGCGGCGGGTTCTCCGGCCACGCCGCCCTCGACGCCCCGGCCTCGGACCGGCTCGCGCGGCTCCTCGACCGGCTCGGCCTCGGCGGCCCCCTCGTCGGGCTCCTCGACGGCCGGCCGTTCTCGGCCGAGGCCGACGTGGCGGCGGCCCTGCCGGTGCTGTCGCTGCGCAACGCCCGGGTGGCTCTAGGAAGCGCGAAGATCACGGGATCGGCCCGCTACAGCCCGGCAGGCCCCGACCAGGCGCGCCCGCGCTTCGACGCCCAGGTCATCGCCGACGGGCTCGACGTGGCGGAGCTGCCGCCGATGCGCGGAGCGATCGCCGCCCTGCACGACCACGATGTCGGCCTGACGCTGCTGGCCCGCGACCTGCGCTACGGACCGACCGGCACGAAGACCGGCGAGATCGCCGCCAGCCTGCAATCCGAGGGCGCGGCGCTCCGCCTCGACAGCCTGGAGGTGCGCGACCTCGCCGGGGCCCGGGCCAGCCTCTCGGGCCGGATCGGCGCCGACGGGGCCGGGCGCATCGCCGGCCGGGTGAGCGCCCCGGTGGCCGCCCCCCTGATCGACCTTCTGTCGCGCACCTTCGTCGACGAGGCGCGGGGGCTGCCGGGCTTCCTGCGCGACGGCCCGGTCGCCCTCGACGTGGCGCTGGAGCGGGGTCCGGGATCCGAGGAGGGCGTCCTGCGGGGGACGGCGGGCGGCAGCGCCGCCGGCGGCCGCCTCGCCCTGTCGCTCGCCGCCCGGGCCGGGCGGCTCGACGGGCTCGACGCGCGGCTCGACGGCGTGGCCTCCGGTCGCTGGCTCGGCCGGCCGGCCGATCTGGCCCTGTCGGCCCCGGCGAGCCTGCACCTTACCGGACGCCGCGACGGGGCGGAGGGCCCGTTGCGCCTGAGCCTCGAGGCCGGCATCGCCGGGGCGACCGTCGGCACGGCGAGGCCGCTCCTGCTGCCCGCCTCCGGCGGTCCGTTCCAGGACGGCGCGCTGACCGTCGCCTCGCCCGACCTGCGGCCGCTCGCCGGCCTCCTCGGCCGGGCCGCCGCCCCGCTCGATCCGGTGCCGGCGCGGCTGACCCTCGGCTTCGCGCGCACCGGCGACGTGCCGCGGCTCGCCGTCTCCGGCACCCTGGCCGGCTCGGCGGTGGAGGCGACCCTGACCCGGCCGGCGGGCGGCGAGGTCGCCGGCAGCCTGTCGCTCGAGCGGCTGTCCCTGCCCTGGCTCGCCGACGCGCTGGTGCTGAACGCCGGGGCGGCGCCGGGCGGCCCGGAGGCCTGGCCCGCCGCCCGCTTCGGCCCGGCCGCGGCGCCGCCCGTCGCGGGCCGCGTCGCCGTGACGGCGCGGCGCCTCGATCTCGGCCGCGGCCTCGCGGCGGACTGGGCGCGGTTCGAGCTCGGGCTCGGGCCGGACGGCCTCTCCTTGCGCGACTTCGCCGGCACCCTCGCGGGCGGGCGGCTCGCCGGCAGCGCCACCCTGGCGCGCCAGGGCGCCCAGGCCACGCTCGCCGCGGAGGGCAGCCTGACCGCGGCCGCGCTGCCCGCGCTCACCGGCGGCGACGCGATGCGGGGCCAGGTCTCGCTGCGGCTGCGCCTCGGCGCGGCGGGCGACAGCCCGGCTGCCCTCGTCGGCAACCTCGCCGGCAGCGGCACCCTCGAACTCGCCGGGCTGACCCTGCGCGACCTCGACCCGGCGGCGGTGCAGCGGGCGCTGGCCCGGCTCCTCGCCGAGGAGGACCCGCTGCGGGCCGGCCGCGTCGAGCGGGTGGTGTCGGAGGAGTTCGACCGCGGGCCGCTGGTGCTGGCGGGCCCCGTCTCGGTGCCGGCCTCGATGGTCGGCGGGACCCTGCGCACCGGGGGCCTCACCCTCGATCTCGGCCCCGCCACCTGGGCCGGCCTGGTGCAGGTGGACGCGAAGTCCCTGCGCCTGGACGCCCGCGGCACGCTCACCACCACCGCGACGCCCCGGGCCTGGACCGCACCGGCGCCGACCCTCGGCCTGGCGCTCGTCGGCCCCCTGGCGAAGCCGCAGCGCGAGCTCGACGTCGTCCCGCTCGGCAACGTGCTGGCGGCGGTGGTGCTGCAGCGCGAGCTCGACAAGATCGAGACGGTGGAATCCGACCGCAACGAGCTCGCCCGCCGCCGCAGCCGCCTGGAGATGGACCGCGCCCGCGCGGCCGAGGATGCGCGCCAGCGCGCGGAAGAGGCGCGCCAGCGCGTAGAAGAGGCGGCGCGCCAGCGCGCGGAAGAGGCCGCGCGGCAGGCAAGGCAGCGGGCGGAGGATGCGGCGCGGGCGGAAGCCGCCAGGGCCGCCGAGGCCGCGCGCGCGGCGGAGGCGGCTCGTGCTGTGGAGGCGGCGCGCATGGCGGAAGCCGCGCGGGCGGCGGAGGCGGCGCGCCGGAAGGCCGAGGAGGAGGCGCACCGGCAGGGCGCCGCGGCTCCGGAGACGAGCAATCCGTAG